A genome region from Chloroherpetonaceae bacterium includes the following:
- a CDS encoding exodeoxyribonuclease III, which produces MRLATWNINGIRAREKALLAWIQTHQPDVLVLQELKATRSQIPATLTSLPHYQAYWNDSTVRAGYSGVGALVHHSVIEQYGEPQFAIPEFDVENRLLQLQLGNTLLLGTYFPRGEKPEHYALKLRFFEALETFVRQTLQTHKEVIIAGDINVAREEIDLHPSQQSENATGFRPDERQALNRLLAAGLRDVFRDFYPNQAGLYTWFPYWKGARERNIGWRIDCVYASPKLASRAKCATIHSDEKSSDHYPVTVEFETLA; this is translated from the coding sequence ATGCGCTTAGCCACTTGGAACATCAACGGCATTCGCGCTCGTGAGAAAGCTCTTCTTGCATGGATTCAAACCCATCAGCCCGATGTGCTTGTGCTTCAAGAGCTGAAAGCCACGCGTAGCCAAATCCCCGCTACCCTCACCTCACTCCCGCATTACCAAGCCTACTGGAACGACTCCACAGTGCGAGCTGGCTACAGTGGTGTCGGCGCTTTGGTGCATCACTCTGTGATTGAGCAGTATGGTGAGCCGCAGTTTGCAATCCCTGAGTTTGATGTCGAAAATCGGCTCCTGCAACTGCAGTTGGGTAACACCTTGCTCTTAGGCACTTACTTTCCCAGAGGCGAAAAACCTGAACACTACGCTCTCAAACTGCGCTTTTTTGAAGCACTGGAAACCTTTGTCAGACAAACTTTGCAGACCCACAAAGAAGTAATTATTGCAGGCGACATCAACGTTGCACGAGAAGAAATTGACCTTCACCCTTCGCAGCAAAGTGAGAATGCTACCGGTTTCCGCCCTGATGAACGCCAAGCCCTTAACCGTTTGCTTGCTGCTGGCCTTCGTGATGTTTTCCGTGACTTTTATCCTAATCAAGCTGGGCTTTACACATGGTTTCCGTATTGGAAAGGTGCTCGTGAACGAAATATCGGCTGGCGTATTGATTGCGTGTATGCCTCACCGAAACTAGCCTCACGGGCAAAGTGCGCCACCATCCATAGCGATGAAAAAAGCTCCGACCACTACCCTGTTACGGTCGAGTTTGAGACGCTGGCATAG
- a CDS encoding J domain-containing protein, with translation MPASHGAFKNYYEVLRVRPYDPPELIQAAYMAQIKQWHPDRFQNADAYMQAQAHERTKLILEAKRVLLDPVRKAEYDAEFAARFPKRFEKLSTRARVKQRQVTVEDLMAGYGFPINEKAAAAKAVPPSNLYEFKWLSFSTRVNPRLQRVIFNVNHFLDNNPDCEVRFKFHYNMDWTEFSRQRIYPIAYRSNVALVEMQARRPSSKGRWIYSPIICKTVVVTNYDAAMQERELIFRHLRKVRNRMALKLVIVLLGSAIAALTLPILTA, from the coding sequence ATGCCAGCCTCACACGGTGCGTTCAAGAACTATTACGAAGTCTTGCGTGTGCGCCCTTACGACCCGCCCGAGCTGATTCAAGCGGCGTATATGGCACAAATCAAGCAGTGGCACCCCGACCGATTTCAGAATGCAGATGCTTATATGCAAGCTCAGGCACATGAGCGCACCAAGCTTATCTTGGAAGCCAAGCGCGTGCTCTTAGACCCTGTGCGCAAAGCGGAATATGATGCCGAGTTTGCTGCTCGTTTCCCCAAGCGCTTTGAAAAGCTCTCGACACGTGCTCGCGTCAAGCAGCGTCAGGTTACGGTTGAAGACCTGATGGCTGGCTATGGCTTCCCCATCAATGAAAAAGCAGCTGCCGCAAAAGCTGTGCCGCCGAGCAATCTATATGAATTCAAGTGGCTCTCTTTCTCTACGCGTGTCAATCCACGCTTGCAACGCGTCATTTTCAATGTCAATCACTTTTTGGACAATAACCCCGATTGCGAGGTGCGCTTCAAATTTCATTACAATATGGATTGGACAGAGTTTTCCCGTCAGCGCATTTATCCAATTGCCTACCGCAGCAATGTGGCTCTGGTGGAAATGCAAGCACGGCGCCCTTCTTCCAAAGGGCGCTGGATTTACTCACCGATTATTTGCAAGACTGTGGTCGTAACAAACTACGATGCTGCGATGCAGGAGCGAGAGCTGATTTTCAGACATCTTCGCAAAGTGCGTAATCGGATGGCGCTTAAGCTCGTAATTGTGCTCTTGGGTTCTGCCATTGCTGCCTTGACTTTGCCAATCCTTACTGCCTAA